In one window of Thiobacillus sp. DNA:
- a CDS encoding tetrathionate reductase family octaheme c-type cytochrome, which produces MIQFLRGALLAFLASTLLALPAGASTDPQPAAPAAAKPASTSTADHGRFKALQQDFKSGPEVTKACLACHTEAAKQVHKSKHWTWEFLNPATNQRLGKKHVINNFCTAVPSNYEFCTACHVGYGWKDQHFDFAAQENVDCLVCHDTTGTYRKIPGLAGHPTYKDMEYPPKSGKTVKAPDLGDVARKVGKTSRANCGACHFYGGGGDAVKHGDLDSSLKNPGKYLDVHMDKDGLNFSCGECHKTTGHDVPGGRYAVTVMEKEGAHMRGKKDANPASCQACHGGAPHKGAKGDRLNSHAHKLACQTCHIPEFARAQPTKMMWDWSTAGKMDKDGKPFKLKDSAGHDAYDSKKGDFRYESNVIPEYVWFNGQVDYTLRETKLDPSKVIEINHFNGSPDDGKSKIWPIKRFAGKQPYDVGNNQLLVFNTYGANDSAFWTNFNWDKAIEFGMKEIGAEYSGKYAFVSTEMSWPITHMVAPKEDALACKQCHTDPGRLDYVPGIYLPGRHGNKLLDTAGWGLAGLTLLGVLGHGAGRIFASRKAKPGHGHHG; this is translated from the coding sequence ATGATCCAATTCCTTCGCGGCGCCTTGCTGGCGTTCCTGGCTTCGACCCTGCTGGCCTTGCCGGCCGGAGCCTCCACCGATCCCCAGCCAGCGGCCCCGGCCGCGGCCAAGCCCGCCTCCACCTCCACGGCGGACCACGGCCGTTTCAAGGCCCTGCAGCAGGACTTCAAGTCCGGCCCTGAGGTCACCAAGGCCTGTCTCGCCTGCCACACCGAGGCGGCCAAGCAGGTGCACAAGAGCAAGCACTGGACCTGGGAATTCCTCAACCCCGCCACGAACCAGCGCCTGGGCAAGAAGCATGTCATCAACAACTTCTGCACCGCCGTGCCCTCCAATTACGAGTTCTGCACTGCCTGCCACGTGGGTTACGGCTGGAAGGACCAGCACTTCGACTTCGCCGCCCAGGAGAACGTGGACTGCCTGGTGTGCCACGACACTACCGGCACCTACCGCAAGATTCCCGGACTGGCGGGCCACCCCACCTACAAGGACATGGAGTACCCGCCCAAGTCCGGCAAGACCGTCAAGGCCCCGGACCTGGGCGACGTGGCCCGCAAGGTGGGCAAAACCAGCCGCGCCAACTGCGGCGCCTGCCACTTCTACGGCGGCGGCGGCGACGCGGTGAAGCACGGCGACCTGGACAGCTCCCTGAAGAATCCGGGCAAGTACCTTGACGTGCACATGGACAAGGACGGCCTCAATTTCAGCTGCGGCGAGTGCCACAAGACCACGGGCCACGATGTGCCCGGCGGCCGCTACGCCGTCACGGTGATGGAGAAGGAGGGCGCCCACATGCGGGGCAAGAAAGACGCCAACCCCGCCTCCTGCCAGGCCTGCCACGGCGGCGCACCCCACAAGGGTGCCAAAGGGGACCGGCTCAACAGCCACGCTCACAAGCTGGCCTGCCAGACCTGCCACATCCCCGAGTTCGCCCGGGCCCAACCCACCAAGATGATGTGGGACTGGTCCACCGCCGGGAAGATGGACAAGGACGGCAAGCCCTTCAAGCTCAAGGATTCCGCCGGCCATGACGCCTACGACAGCAAGAAGGGCGACTTCAGGTACGAATCCAACGTCATCCCCGAATATGTCTGGTTCAACGGCCAGGTGGACTACACCCTGCGGGAGACCAAGCTGGACCCGTCCAAGGTCATCGAGATCAACCACTTCAACGGCAGCCCCGATGACGGCAAGTCCAAGATCTGGCCCATCAAGCGCTTCGCGGGCAAGCAGCCCTATGACGTGGGCAACAACCAGCTCCTGGTGTTCAACACCTATGGCGCCAACGACAGCGCCTTCTGGACCAACTTTAACTGGGACAAGGCCATCGAGTTCGGCATGAAGGAGATCGGCGCCGAATACAGTGGCAAGTACGCCTTTGTTTCCACCGAGATGTCCTGGCCCATCACCCACATGGTGGCGCCCAAGGAAGACGCCCTGGCCTGCAAGCAGTGCCACACCGATCCCGGTCGCCTGGACTATGTGCCCGGCATCTACCTGCCCGGCCGCCACGGCAACAAGCTGCTGGACACCGCCGGCTGGGGCCTGGCGGGCCTCACCCTCCTGGGGGTGCTGGGCCACGGCGCTGGCCGCATCTTCGCCAGCCGCAAGGCAAAACCTGGTCACGGCCATCACGGATAA
- a CDS encoding DUF302 domain-containing protein, which translates to MMKLLGGVVLGLLLAMGVAYSMMDKLMFKETPSPFGMEETIARIQHNIQNAGNGWALSGLRNAAKAVQNDGGNVLPVMMIEACSTKYSKPILKEDTVRFLSILMPCKISVYKKQDGKVYIGTMNAGLMGRMFGPLVGDVMAQVAEDQKKFLVFDPNAPAPKMILPSAPAAGAQGGGGGGGGC; encoded by the coding sequence ATGATGAAGCTACTCGGGGGTGTGGTGCTGGGCTTGCTGCTGGCCATGGGCGTGGCCTACAGCATGATGGATAAGCTGATGTTCAAGGAAACGCCCAGCCCCTTCGGCATGGAAGAAACCATCGCCCGCATCCAGCACAATATCCAGAACGCCGGCAACGGCTGGGCCCTGTCCGGCCTGCGCAATGCCGCCAAGGCGGTACAGAACGACGGCGGCAACGTGCTGCCGGTGATGATGATCGAGGCGTGCAGCACCAAGTACTCCAAGCCCATCCTCAAGGAGGACACGGTGCGCTTCCTGTCCATCCTCATGCCCTGCAAGATCAGCGTGTACAAGAAGCAGGACGGCAAAGTCTATATCGGCACCATGAACGCCGGCCTCATGGGCAGGATGTTCGGTCCACTGGTAGGCGATGTCATGGCACAGGTGGCGGAGGACCAGAAGAAATTCCTGGTGTTCGACCCCAACGCCCCCGCGCCAAAGATGATCCTGCCCAGCGCCCCGGCGGCAGGTGCCCAGGGCGGCGGCGGCGGCGGCGGTGGTTGCTGA
- the radA gene encoding DNA repair protein RadA, with the protein MAKSTSLYVCAQCGGQTSKWQGQCPHCLSWNTLSESVQEAKGRRFQALAASGEVVRLSTVQAREIARMQTGLPEFDRVLGGGLVGGGVVLLGGDPGIGKSTLLLQALADINARNRTLYVSGEESADQIALRAQRLGLSADIPLLTEIRLEAILATLQSERPQVAVIDSIQTVYTEQLQSAPGSVAQVRECAQELTRHAKQAGITILLVGHVTKEGTLAGPRVLEHIVDTVLYFEGDTGSSFRLIRAFKNRFGAVNELGVFAMTDKGLKGVANPSALFLNRDEREAPGSCVVVAQEGTRPLLVEIQALLDTSHSGNPRRLTVGLDGNRLAMLLAVLHRHGGIPCHDQDVFVNAVGGVKISEPAVDLAVAMAVVSSLRTKPIPHKWAVFGEVGLAGEIRPVQRGQERLKEAAKLGFTQALCPRANLPKGRIAGMEVKGVASLAEALDYFRGL; encoded by the coding sequence ATGGCCAAGTCGACTTCCCTCTACGTCTGTGCCCAGTGCGGCGGCCAGACCAGCAAATGGCAGGGGCAATGTCCCCACTGCCTGTCCTGGAACACCTTGTCGGAGAGCGTGCAGGAGGCCAAGGGACGCCGCTTCCAGGCCCTGGCCGCCAGTGGCGAGGTGGTGCGCCTCAGCACCGTCCAGGCCCGGGAGATCGCACGCATGCAGACGGGCCTGCCGGAATTTGACCGGGTCCTGGGGGGTGGCCTGGTGGGAGGCGGCGTCGTGCTGCTGGGGGGTGACCCGGGCATCGGCAAGTCCACCCTGTTGCTCCAGGCCCTGGCCGACATCAACGCCCGCAACAGGACCCTCTACGTGAGCGGCGAGGAATCCGCCGACCAGATCGCCCTGCGGGCCCAGCGCCTGGGCTTGAGCGCGGACATCCCCCTGCTCACGGAGATTCGCCTGGAGGCCATCCTGGCCACCCTGCAGTCGGAACGGCCCCAGGTGGCGGTCATCGACTCCATCCAGACCGTCTATACGGAACAGCTCCAGTCCGCACCGGGCAGCGTGGCCCAGGTGCGGGAGTGCGCCCAGGAACTCACCCGCCATGCCAAGCAGGCGGGCATCACCATCCTGCTGGTGGGCCACGTCACCAAGGAAGGCACCCTGGCGGGCCCCCGGGTGCTGGAGCACATCGTCGACACGGTACTGTACTTCGAGGGGGATACCGGCTCCAGTTTCCGCCTCATCCGCGCCTTCAAGAACCGCTTCGGCGCCGTGAATGAGCTGGGTGTGTTTGCCATGACCGACAAGGGTCTCAAGGGGGTGGCCAACCCCTCCGCCCTGTTCCTCAACCGGGACGAGCGGGAAGCACCGGGCTCCTGCGTGGTGGTGGCCCAGGAGGGAACCCGTCCCCTGCTGGTGGAGATCCAGGCCCTGCTGGATACCTCCCACAGCGGCAATCCCCGCCGGCTCACGGTGGGCCTGGACGGCAACCGCCTGGCCATGTTGTTGGCGGTGTTGCATCGCCACGGCGGCATTCCCTGCCATGACCAGGACGTGTTCGTGAACGCCGTGGGCGGGGTGAAGATCAGCGAGCCGGCGGTGGACCTGGCGGTGGCCATGGCGGTGGTTTCTTCCCTGCGCACCAAACCCATTCCTCACAAGTGGGCGGTATTCGGCGAAGTGGGGCTGGCCGGGGAGATCCGACCCGTGCAGCGGGGCCAGGAGCGGTTGAAGGAGGCGGCCAAGCTGGGCTTTACCCAGGCCCTGTGCCCCAGGGCAAACCTGCCCAAGGGCAGGATCGCCGGCATGGAGGTGAAGGGGGTGGCCAGTCTGGCCGAGGCACTGGACTACTTTCGTGGTCTTTAG
- a CDS encoding nitronate monooxygenase, whose product MKCVDDFRLRLGQQELVPIMIGGMGVDISTVELALEAARLGGVGHISDAMVPTVIDRHFQTRYVKDKLQLYKANVKNLADKSLVKFHLGELEEATRMHVGRAMEAKKGPGMVFINCMEKLTMNAPRETLKVRLNAALSAGIDGITLAAGLHLGSFGLMEDHPRFRDAQLGIIVSSLRALQLFLRKNGRTNRLPDYVVVEGPLAGGHLGFGMDWAEYDLATIVAEIQAWLKTENLEIPLIPAGGIFTGSDATGFLQSGAGAVQLATRFTVTRECGLPDPVKQEYFKADEDDIEVNGISPTGYPMRMIKGSPGIGAGTHPNCESFGYLLDANGKCAYIDAYNREVAAHPGEKKIKVMDKTCLCTHMRDFDIWTCGHYTYKLKDTTVKTPEGDYQLLSAEHVFKDYQFSKDGRIALPE is encoded by the coding sequence ATGAAATGTGTCGATGATTTCCGCCTCCGCCTGGGCCAGCAGGAGCTGGTTCCCATCATGATCGGTGGCATGGGGGTGGATATTTCCACGGTGGAGCTGGCTCTCGAAGCCGCCCGCCTGGGGGGCGTGGGCCATATTTCGGATGCCATGGTGCCCACGGTCATCGACCGTCACTTTCAGACCCGTTACGTCAAGGACAAGCTCCAGCTCTACAAGGCCAACGTGAAGAACCTGGCCGACAAGTCCCTGGTGAAATTCCACCTGGGGGAACTGGAAGAGGCCACCCGCATGCACGTGGGCCGCGCCATGGAGGCCAAGAAAGGCCCCGGCATGGTGTTCATCAACTGCATGGAAAAACTCACCATGAACGCCCCCAGGGAAACCCTGAAGGTGCGCCTGAATGCCGCCCTCTCCGCGGGCATCGACGGCATCACCCTGGCGGCGGGCCTGCACCTGGGCTCCTTCGGCCTCATGGAGGATCACCCCCGCTTCCGGGATGCCCAGCTGGGCATCATCGTCTCCTCCCTGCGGGCCCTGCAGCTCTTCCTGCGCAAGAATGGCCGCACCAACCGCCTGCCCGACTACGTGGTGGTGGAAGGTCCCCTGGCCGGCGGTCACCTGGGCTTCGGCATGGACTGGGCCGAATACGACCTGGCCACCATCGTGGCCGAGATCCAGGCCTGGCTGAAGACGGAAAACCTGGAAATCCCCCTCATACCCGCCGGTGGCATCTTCACCGGTTCCGACGCCACGGGATTCCTGCAGAGCGGCGCCGGCGCCGTGCAGCTGGCCACCCGCTTCACGGTCACCAGGGAATGCGGCCTGCCCGACCCGGTGAAGCAGGAGTACTTCAAGGCAGACGAGGACGACATCGAGGTTAACGGCATCTCCCCCACGGGCTACCCCATGCGCATGATCAAGGGCAGCCCGGGCATCGGCGCCGGCACCCACCCCAACTGCGAGTCCTTCGGCTACCTGCTGGACGCCAACGGCAAGTGCGCCTACATCGACGCCTACAACAGGGAAGTGGCCGCCCACCCGGGCGAGAAGAAGATCAAGGTCATGGACAAGACCTGCCTGTGCACCCACATGCGGGACTTCGACATCTGGACCTGCGGCCACTACACCTACAAGCTCAAGGACACCACGGTGAAGAC